The Candidatus Nanopelagicales bacterium genome contains a region encoding:
- a CDS encoding energy-coupling factor transporter transmembrane protein EcfT, with protein MTGTIAAAWLPRMLHPGAWWVWALGLATAASRTTNPLLLGLILAVVGVVVAARKPDAPWARSFVVFLKLGLFVVAVRLVFQVVLGTPMGEHVLFSLPVVPLPSWLASLRLGGDITAESVIFAACDGLRLAVLLACVGAANSLASPSRLLKAMPAAMYEVGVAVVVAMTFAPQLVTDLGRVRQARRLRGRPDRGLRGAAGSAMPVFEGALDRAVTLAAAMDARGYGRTGYLPVAVRRLTAGLVIGGLIGVCIGLFGLLNSTAAPLLGAPALIVGLAAAVVGLWLGGRRSIRTRYRPDPWKLPETLVSLCGIAAAIGMFVAGSLNPASIAISVTPLLWPALPLAALIGILIAVAPAVIAPALPVAVSTRKPRPSSANATAPATSTQQVTL; from the coding sequence ATGACCGGAACGATCGCAGCCGCGTGGCTTCCCCGCATGTTGCACCCCGGCGCATGGTGGGTGTGGGCGCTCGGGCTGGCGACCGCTGCCAGTCGCACTACCAACCCACTTTTGCTCGGGCTGATCCTGGCCGTTGTCGGAGTCGTCGTCGCCGCTCGAAAGCCTGATGCACCGTGGGCCCGTTCCTTCGTCGTCTTCCTCAAGCTCGGTCTGTTCGTCGTGGCGGTGAGGCTTGTCTTTCAGGTAGTGCTTGGCACACCGATGGGTGAGCACGTGCTGTTCTCGCTGCCCGTCGTCCCGCTGCCAAGTTGGCTCGCTTCACTTCGACTCGGCGGGGACATCACCGCCGAGTCGGTCATCTTTGCTGCCTGTGATGGCTTGCGGTTGGCAGTTCTGCTCGCCTGTGTCGGCGCCGCCAATTCGCTGGCGTCGCCGAGTCGACTACTCAAGGCGATGCCAGCCGCCATGTACGAGGTCGGAGTGGCCGTCGTTGTCGCGATGACCTTTGCTCCGCAGTTGGTGACCGACCTAGGCCGAGTCAGGCAGGCACGCCGTTTGCGAGGACGCCCGGACCGCGGTCTACGCGGTGCCGCCGGCTCGGCCATGCCGGTGTTCGAGGGGGCACTTGACCGAGCCGTCACCCTGGCGGCCGCGATGGACGCGCGCGGATACGGTCGAACGGGCTACTTGCCAGTGGCGGTTCGGAGGCTGACCGCCGGTCTGGTGATCGGCGGGTTGATCGGGGTGTGCATTGGTCTGTTCGGACTACTGAATTCCACCGCCGCACCTTTGCTCGGCGCGCCAGCACTGATCGTCGGGCTGGCGGCTGCGGTGGTTGGCCTGTGGCTCGGCGGGCGTCGATCAATCCGCACTCGCTACCGACCTGACCCATGGAAGCTGCCCGAGACGCTCGTTTCCCTGTGCGGGATCGCTGCGGCGATCGGGATGTTCGTCGCAGGCTCACTGAATCCAGCGTCGATCGCGATTTCGGTGACACCGCTGCTGTGGCCGGCACTGCCGCTCGCCGCCCTGATCGGGATCTTGATCGCAGTCGCACCGGCGGTCATTGCTCCAGCC
- a CDS encoding leucyl/phenylalanyl-tRNA--protein transferase, which yields MPSARQQPPEQELLTIGADLAAGTVLAAYRNGLFPMPVEVPGRFTDSGAPEEALGWWSPNPRGVLRPGGFHRSRSLKRAVNRYSVSIDDDFAGVVAGCADPGRDGGWIDAEFIEMYGQLHELGFAHSIEVWSPSVEAGSEGRRLVGGLFGIEIGGLFCAESKFHRERDASKVALAHLCDRFDQAGDQGARLIDVQWATPHLESLGVRAIDRDDYLDLLPELTVLESILTR from the coding sequence ATGCCATCGGCTCGCCAGCAACCACCGGAACAGGAATTGCTGACCATTGGGGCAGATCTTGCGGCCGGGACGGTGCTCGCCGCGTACCGAAACGGGTTGTTTCCGATGCCGGTCGAGGTACCGGGGCGCTTCACCGATAGCGGCGCCCCAGAGGAGGCACTCGGCTGGTGGTCGCCCAACCCACGAGGGGTGCTGCGCCCCGGCGGTTTCCACCGCAGCCGCTCGCTCAAGCGCGCGGTGAATCGGTACAGCGTCAGCATCGACGACGATTTTGCCGGCGTGGTCGCCGGATGCGCGGATCCCGGCCGCGACGGCGGCTGGATCGACGCGGAGTTCATCGAAATGTATGGCCAGCTGCATGAGCTCGGCTTCGCCCATTCGATCGAGGTCTGGTCGCCTTCGGTCGAGGCTGGCTCGGAAGGTCGCCGGTTGGTCGGTGGTCTCTTCGGGATCGAGATCGGTGGCCTCTTCTGCGCCGAATCCAAGTTCCATCGCGAACGCGACGCGTCCAAAGTCGCGCTCGCCCATCTCTGCGACCGCTTCGATCAGGCGGGCGACCAGGGCGCCCGCCTGATCGACGTTCAGTGGGCCACGCCTCACTTGGAATCATTGGGGGTCCGGGCAATCGATCGCGACGACTACCTGGACTTGCTGCCCGAACTGACTGTGCTGGAGTCGATCCTGACTCGGTAG
- the erpA gene encoding iron-sulfur cluster insertion protein ErpA has translation MTADTTSTETSTESTASDAVVLTDVASTKVKALLEQEGRTDLALRVAVQPGGCSGLRYQLFFDDRTLDGDETIDFSGVSVVVDRMSVPYLGGAVIDFVDTIEKQGFTIDNPNATGSCACGDSFH, from the coding sequence ATGACTGCTGACACGACCAGCACCGAGACCTCGACCGAATCCACCGCCAGTGACGCTGTTGTCCTGACTGACGTCGCCTCTACCAAGGTGAAGGCCCTGCTGGAGCAGGAAGGTCGCACCGACCTCGCGCTGCGCGTCGCCGTGCAGCCGGGTGGCTGTTCAGGGCTTCGATACCAGCTCTTTTTCGACGACCGCACCCTCGATGGTGACGAAACCATCGACTTCAGCGGGGTTTCCGTCGTGGTCGACCGGATGTCCGTGCCGTATCTCGGGGGAGCGGTGATCGACTTCGTCGACACCATCGAAAAGCAGGGCTTCACCATCGACAACCCGAACGCAACGGGCTCGTGCGCCTGTGGAGATTCCTTCCACTGA
- the nadA gene encoding quinolinate synthase NadA, with the protein MAALVEPEPSPLLLLLGESSDPASERGVECPGSLPAPSDPDLVERALAAKAALGDRVFVLGHHYQRDEVVAFADVTGDSFKLAREAAARPEAEYIVFCGVHFMAESADILTSDRQRVILPDLAAGCSMADMAGIDQVEQAWRSLEAAGVAESTIPVTYMNSSAAIKAFTGQHGGTVCTSSNAATSLKWAFEQGERVLFLPDQHLGRNTAVRDLGLSLDDCVIYDPRKPQGGISDANLASARMLLWRGHCSVHGRFTAANVDDVRAKIPGVQVLVHPECRYEVVSKSDVVGSTEGIIRTLDEAEPGSSWAIGTELNLVRRLAEQHPDKRVVFLDKTVCFCSTMNRIDLPHFVWALENLVDGRIVNQIEVDDQTAHWARVALDRMLALPG; encoded by the coding sequence ATGGCAGCTCTTGTGGAACCAGAACCATCGCCGCTGCTGCTGTTACTCGGAGAATCCAGCGACCCGGCCAGCGAGCGCGGGGTGGAATGTCCTGGCTCGTTACCCGCGCCGAGTGACCCTGATTTGGTCGAGCGTGCGCTCGCCGCGAAGGCCGCCCTCGGCGACCGGGTGTTTGTCCTTGGCCACCACTACCAGCGCGACGAGGTAGTCGCCTTCGCCGACGTCACTGGCGACTCCTTCAAGCTCGCCCGCGAAGCGGCGGCTCGACCCGAGGCCGAATACATCGTCTTCTGCGGCGTCCACTTCATGGCCGAGAGTGCCGACATCCTCACGTCCGATCGGCAGCGGGTGATCCTGCCGGATCTCGCGGCTGGCTGCTCAATGGCCGACATGGCCGGAATCGATCAGGTGGAGCAGGCCTGGCGTTCACTTGAGGCCGCTGGTGTCGCCGAATCCACCATTCCCGTGACCTACATGAACTCGTCAGCTGCCATCAAGGCATTCACGGGCCAGCATGGCGGCACGGTCTGCACCTCCAGCAACGCGGCCACCAGCCTCAAGTGGGCATTCGAGCAAGGCGAACGAGTGCTGTTCCTGCCCGATCAGCACCTTGGGCGCAATACCGCCGTGCGCGATCTGGGGCTGAGCCTGGACGACTGCGTCATCTACGACCCACGCAAACCACAAGGCGGGATCAGCGATGCCAACCTCGCCTCGGCCCGCATGTTGCTGTGGCGAGGCCACTGTTCGGTTCATGGTCGCTTCACCGCCGCCAACGTCGACGACGTGCGCGCCAAGATCCCCGGAGTGCAGGTCCTGGTCCATCCGGAATGCCGCTATGAGGTCGTCAGCAAGTCCGATGTCGTCGGATCGACGGAGGGGATCATCAGAACCCTCGATGAGGCCGAGCCCGGTAGTTCCTGGGCGATCGGCACCGAGTTGAACTTGGTCCGGCGACTCGCCGAACAGCACCCGGACAAGCGGGTCGTCTTCCTCGACAAGACGGTCTGCTTCTGCTCGACGATGAATCGCATTGACCTGCCACATTTCGTTTGGGCATTGGAGAATCTGGTGGACGGTCGGATCGTCAATCAGATCGAGGTGGACGATCAGACAGCACATTGGGCCCGGGTCGCACTTGATCGAATGCTTGCGTTACCTGGCTAG
- a CDS encoding glycerate kinase → MRIVVAPDEFKESLTAVSAARAIVLGWRTHAPNDDFDVCPLSDGGSGFVDTLHAALGGELLACVVTGPTGDPVPATILRAGSTAYVESAQACGLHLIAGSDRDPTVTTTFGVGELIEAAIGSGAQRIVVGLGGSGTHDGGAGMLAALGARADVELTQGGGSLAAITSIDIEPARRRCAGVKLFAATDVDSPLVGVTGAARAFAAQKGADENDIMRLEGAMQSLRAAVGRRSSDGKDPALALGAGAAGGLAYGLLHLGAQRVAGIDTVMTAVGFRERVARADVVVTGEGLFDWQSLRGKVVTGVANAALEQARPCVVIAGDVVVGRREYSAIGVNSAYSVAQIVGSVSASLADPIDSLTLAARRVAQTWSN, encoded by the coding sequence GTGCGGATCGTTGTAGCCCCCGATGAATTCAAGGAGAGTCTAACTGCGGTGTCGGCCGCCCGCGCGATTGTTCTGGGCTGGCGGACTCACGCACCCAACGACGACTTCGACGTGTGTCCGCTTTCCGATGGCGGCAGCGGCTTCGTCGACACCCTGCATGCCGCGCTGGGTGGCGAATTGCTGGCCTGCGTCGTGACCGGCCCGACCGGTGACCCCGTGCCAGCCACGATCTTGCGGGCAGGAAGCACCGCCTACGTCGAGTCGGCACAGGCCTGCGGATTGCACCTCATTGCTGGCTCCGACCGCGACCCAACCGTGACGACGACTTTCGGGGTAGGGGAGTTGATCGAGGCAGCGATTGGTTCGGGTGCCCAGCGAATCGTCGTGGGGCTCGGAGGCTCGGGGACGCACGACGGGGGAGCAGGGATGCTCGCCGCGCTCGGTGCCCGCGCTGATGTGGAGTTGACACAGGGCGGCGGCTCGCTGGCAGCCATCACCAGCATCGACATCGAGCCCGCCCGGCGGCGGTGTGCCGGTGTCAAGCTATTCGCTGCCACTGACGTGGACAGTCCACTGGTGGGCGTGACCGGGGCCGCGCGAGCGTTCGCGGCACAAAAGGGGGCCGACGAGAACGACATCATGCGGCTGGAAGGCGCGATGCAGTCCCTGCGAGCCGCGGTGGGTCGCCGATCGTCCGACGGGAAGGATCCAGCACTCGCGCTCGGGGCCGGTGCTGCCGGTGGATTGGCGTACGGCCTGCTCCACCTCGGTGCGCAGCGCGTTGCCGGGATCGACACGGTGATGACTGCGGTGGGGTTTCGCGAACGGGTCGCCCGAGCCGACGTTGTGGTCACCGGGGAGGGCTTGTTCGACTGGCAATCGCTGCGCGGAAAAGTCGTCACCGGAGTCGCAAATGCGGCGCTGGAGCAGGCCCGTCCGTGCGTGGTCATCGCCGGGGATGTGGTCGTGGGCCGCCGCGAGTACAGCGCAATTGGGGTCAATAGCGCCTACTCGGTTGCCCAGATCGTGGGATCGGTGTCGGCATCGCTGGCCGATCCGATCGATTCGTTGACGCTGGCCGCCCGGCGAGTCGCTCAAACGTGGTCAAACTAA
- a CDS encoding carbohydrate kinase family protein — translation MRIVVTGSIATDHLMSYDGKFADAFIAEQLENVSLSFLVEDLEIRRGGVAANICFNLANLGLQPVLLGAVGRDFDDYRSWLDRHGVDTQSVHESDLHHTARFVCTTDSAGNQIASFYPGAMSVAREIELRPVAERLGGIDLVVVSPNAPEAMLRHTEECRASGVPFAADPSQQLSSMDGEQIKALIEGAAYLFTNEYEAALIESKTGWSSQEVLERVGTRITTHGGRGSKIETEDSEPVLVPVVPISSIVDPTGVGDAFRAGYLAGVSWGLGPQRCAQVGSMLAALVIETTGTQEYELDAATFLDRLGDSYGSVAADEVRAHLTQN, via the coding sequence GTGCGCATTGTTGTCACCGGATCCATCGCGACCGATCACCTCATGTCCTATGACGGCAAGTTCGCAGACGCGTTCATAGCCGAGCAACTCGAGAACGTCAGCCTGTCGTTCCTGGTGGAGGATCTCGAGATTCGCCGGGGTGGCGTGGCTGCCAATATCTGCTTCAACCTGGCCAATTTGGGGCTGCAGCCGGTCTTGCTCGGTGCCGTCGGTCGGGATTTCGATGACTATCGCTCGTGGCTCGACCGTCACGGCGTAGATACCCAATCGGTACACGAATCTGATCTGCACCACACCGCCCGGTTCGTCTGTACGACCGACTCGGCAGGCAACCAAATCGCCTCGTTCTACCCCGGGGCCATGTCGGTCGCGCGCGAGATCGAGTTGCGCCCCGTCGCCGAGCGCCTTGGCGGGATTGACCTGGTCGTCGTCTCACCCAACGCTCCCGAGGCGATGCTGCGCCACACCGAGGAGTGCCGCGCTTCCGGTGTGCCGTTCGCCGCCGACCCCTCCCAACAGCTCTCGTCTATGGACGGTGAGCAGATCAAGGCACTGATCGAGGGTGCGGCGTATCTATTCACCAACGAGTACGAGGCCGCCCTCATCGAATCCAAGACCGGTTGGAGCAGTCAGGAGGTCCTGGAGCGAGTGGGTACGCGGATCACCACTCACGGCGGCCGTGGCTCCAAGATCGAGACTGAAGACAGCGAACCTGTCCTGGTCCCAGTCGTGCCGATCTCGTCCATCGTTGACCCCACCGGCGTCGGCGATGCCTTCCGGGCCGGGTATTTGGCTGGTGTCTCGTGGGGACTCGGACCGCAGCGTTGCGCCCAGGTGGGCTCGATGCTCGCAGCACTCGTGATCGAGACGACCGGGACGCAGGAGTATGAACTCGATGCCGCGACCTTCCTGGACCGTTTAGGCGATTCTTACGGATCGGTAGCCGCAGACGAGGTCCGCGCGCACTTGACTCAGAACTGA
- a CDS encoding sulfurtransferase TusA family protein, whose amino-acid sequence MTDAADDAGSEQSEQTAVTLDQLGRLCPAPIIELGRWANASAVGAEAELLTDDPAAAHDVAAWCRMRGAVLVEVQPIAGIPNGLRYRVRIDSSTVSSGSKSR is encoded by the coding sequence ATGACCGATGCCGCCGACGATGCGGGCAGCGAGCAGTCTGAGCAAACAGCAGTCACACTCGACCAACTGGGACGACTGTGTCCCGCACCGATCATCGAACTCGGACGTTGGGCCAACGCCAGTGCCGTCGGTGCCGAAGCTGAACTCCTTACCGACGATCCGGCCGCCGCCCACGATGTGGCGGCGTGGTGTCGAATGCGCGGTGCGGTCCTGGTGGAGGTGCAGCCGATTGCAGGCATTCCCAACGGCCTTCGCTACCGAGTCAGGATCGACTCCAGCACAGTCAGTTCGGGCAGCAAGTCCAGGTAG
- a CDS encoding aldo/keto reductase family protein, producing MKHRHLGKSGLMISEMAYGNWITHASQVQEDAAVACVHAALDAGITTFDTADVYAATAAEEVLGRALKGQRREGLEIFTKVYWPTGPGRNDRGLSRKHIIESCDGSLRRLGIDHIDLYQAHRYDCETPLEETLRAFDDLVRSGKVLYIGVSEWRAEEIANAVELAEQLGLDQIISNQPQYSMLWRVPEAEVIPVSVEHGIGQIVWSPLAQGVLTGKYLPGQPRPEGSRATSTEGGNFIAGWLRDEVLEKVVELKPIAADLDLSVAQLSLAWVLQNPAISAAIIGASRPEQVAENVKGSGIELDASVMAAIDEVVAEVALTDPSMTKSPEHRP from the coding sequence ATGAAGCATCGGCATCTGGGCAAGAGCGGCCTCATGATCAGCGAGATGGCCTACGGGAACTGGATCACTCACGCGTCCCAGGTTCAGGAAGATGCGGCCGTCGCCTGCGTCCACGCAGCGCTCGACGCGGGCATTACGACCTTCGACACTGCGGATGTGTACGCCGCTACAGCTGCTGAGGAGGTTCTGGGTCGCGCACTCAAGGGCCAACGGCGCGAGGGTCTGGAAATCTTCACGAAGGTCTATTGGCCGACCGGCCCGGGCCGCAATGATCGTGGGCTCTCCCGCAAGCACATCATCGAGTCGTGCGACGGCTCATTGCGCCGCCTGGGTATCGACCACATTGATCTGTACCAGGCACATCGCTACGACTGCGAGACTCCACTGGAAGAGACCCTGCGAGCATTCGACGACTTGGTGCGCAGCGGCAAAGTCCTGTACATCGGAGTGTCGGAATGGCGCGCCGAGGAGATCGCCAACGCGGTCGAGCTAGCTGAGCAACTGGGCTTGGATCAGATCATTTCCAACCAACCCCAGTATTCGATGCTGTGGCGGGTGCCGGAGGCAGAAGTTATTCCGGTCTCCGTCGAACACGGCATCGGCCAGATTGTGTGGTCGCCACTGGCCCAGGGGGTGCTGACCGGCAAGTACCTGCCCGGGCAACCACGCCCGGAAGGCAGCCGCGCGACGTCGACTGAGGGCGGCAACTTCATCGCTGGCTGGCTGCGCGACGAGGTGCTGGAGAAGGTCGTGGAACTCAAGCCGATCGCGGCTGACCTCGACCTGTCCGTAGCTCAGCTATCGCTGGCGTGGGTGCTGCAGAATCCCGCGATCTCGGCAGCGATCATCGGGGCTTCCCGGCCTGAACAGGTCGCTGAGAACGTCAAGGGATCGGGTATCGAACTCGACGCCTCGGTCATGGCGGCAATTGACGAGGTCGTCGCCGAGGTCGCGCTGACGGATCCGTCGATGACCAAGTCCCCGGAGCACCGACCGTGA
- a CDS encoding DUF3043 domain-containing protein — protein sequence MFFNRSDDKDPSSTALSDDRPSVEKSAGSAPKGRPTPTRKEAEAARKSGIKGGAKPGASPKEARKAEREQVRIQRMKNREALMRGDEKALPARDQGPVKRFVRTYVDSRRTVAEFFVPLAIVVLLLGLSRNQRLQVFVTLVWMLALVIVIVDTAINLVRMNNALRKEFPDKAERKGVNFYAVMRMLQIRRLRVPPPQFKAGGRPVTPKAPKAPKK from the coding sequence GTGTTCTTCAACCGATCAGATGACAAAGACCCCAGTTCAACCGCACTGTCCGACGACCGGCCGAGTGTCGAGAAGTCAGCTGGGTCAGCGCCCAAGGGCCGACCGACACCGACCCGCAAAGAGGCTGAGGCAGCCCGGAAGTCGGGCATCAAAGGTGGGGCCAAGCCCGGTGCCAGTCCGAAGGAGGCTCGCAAGGCCGAGCGTGAGCAGGTTCGCATCCAACGGATGAAGAACCGCGAGGCGCTGATGCGGGGGGACGAGAAGGCGCTGCCAGCCCGCGACCAGGGGCCGGTCAAAAGGTTCGTACGCACGTACGTGGACTCCCGCCGCACCGTGGCCGAGTTCTTCGTGCCGCTGGCGATCGTGGTGCTGCTGCTCGGGTTGAGCCGCAACCAGCGCCTGCAGGTATTCGTCACACTCGTCTGGATGCTCGCCCTGGTCATCGTGATCGTCGACACGGCGATCAACCTGGTGCGCATGAACAACGCGTTGCGCAAGGAGTTCCCGGACAAGGCCGAGCGCAAGGGCGTCAACTTCTACGCGGTCATGCGCATGCTGCAAATCCGTCGCCTGCGGGTCCCCCCGCCGCAATTCAAGGCGGGTGGCCGTCCGGTGACCCCCAAAGCCCCGAAGGCCCCGAAGAAGTAG
- a CDS encoding aminotransferase class V-fold PLP-dependent enzyme: MSRSYLDAASGQPLHPAAIRALDGFANRDWADPHAGHHEARLSRQLLEAARQTVAAVLELPASAIWFRTAGVDAATDAIAGLGQALAQEHPDKQVRTVCTAVERAAVLAAADTVAGAPGAVLLDVDSRGVVDLRELEQAINGSPDPTLACIQAGNLEVGSRQPLAEVSKLCLGARVPLAVDATGVLGHTEIPPQWDGLFADAASFAGPRGMAVVAVRPGTRWSRPPEAAGANLPTDVDDVAGAIATAAALDAVYRTRRAESERLTDLVALIRARVPQIISDVEVLGDADWRLPNTVTFSVLYADGEQLAAELDRLGFAVGSGSACASRAGLPSHVLSAIGALTHGNVRVSLPLGCTSEQVEGFLAALPGAVEFVRREAGAPL; this comes from the coding sequence GTGTCACGCAGCTACCTGGACGCAGCCTCCGGCCAACCCCTGCATCCGGCAGCGATTCGAGCGCTCGATGGGTTCGCCAACCGGGACTGGGCGGACCCCCACGCAGGTCATCACGAGGCTCGACTGTCACGGCAACTTCTCGAGGCGGCCAGGCAAACGGTGGCGGCGGTCCTTGAGCTGCCTGCCTCCGCGATCTGGTTCCGCACCGCTGGTGTCGACGCTGCTACCGACGCGATTGCCGGCCTGGGTCAGGCATTGGCCCAGGAGCACCCGGACAAGCAAGTGAGAACTGTCTGCACGGCGGTCGAGCGCGCTGCTGTGCTGGCGGCAGCCGACACCGTTGCCGGAGCGCCGGGGGCTGTCCTGCTGGACGTCGACAGCCGTGGAGTGGTGGACCTGCGGGAACTCGAACAGGCGATCAACGGTTCGCCCGATCCGACCCTGGCATGCATCCAAGCCGGAAATCTTGAGGTCGGCAGCCGGCAACCGTTGGCAGAGGTCTCCAAGCTTTGCCTGGGCGCTCGCGTGCCACTGGCAGTGGACGCGACCGGAGTCCTCGGACACACCGAGATTCCGCCGCAGTGGGATGGGTTGTTCGCAGACGCGGCCAGCTTCGCTGGTCCTCGCGGCATGGCCGTGGTAGCCGTACGGCCTGGCACCCGCTGGTCGCGGCCGCCCGAGGCCGCCGGAGCCAATCTGCCCACGGACGTTGACGACGTGGCAGGCGCGATCGCGACCGCCGCCGCGCTCGACGCGGTCTACCGCACCAGACGAGCGGAATCGGAGCGGCTGACTGACCTCGTCGCGCTGATCCGCGCGCGCGTCCCCCAGATAATTTCCGATGTAGAGGTTCTGGGCGATGCTGACTGGCGGCTGCCCAATACGGTCACGTTCTCTGTTCTCTACGCGGACGGGGAGCAGCTTGCCGCAGAACTTGACCGCTTGGGCTTTGCGGTAGGTAGCGGATCGGCGTGCGCTTCGCGGGCCGGCCTGCCAAGCCACGTGCTTTCCGCGATTGGGGCACTGACCCACGGAAATGTCCGCGTCAGCCTGCCACTTGGCTGTACGTCGGAGCAGGTGGAGGGCTTCCTCGCCGCGCTTCCGGGCGCCGTCGAGTTTGTTCGGCGCGAGGCCGGAGCGCCGCTATGA